The Metarhizium brunneum chromosome 5, complete sequence sequence AATATGGAGAATACATTAGGTACTTCGCCTTTTTAATATTGAATAGGTCTTACATAATATAGCTGTCACCTCTTAACTCgaatataaaattaatttgAAGTATATTTGTTTACCATCTTATAAGCTGAGtgcctacatatgtagtgtCTTTCCAGGCCTCTTAGCCTAACGGGGAAAGCTATCGGTAGTTTTCGTCTGCATTGTCCCCTCTTATTTTCTTTGGCATTTCTCCTCGAGATGGAGTTAATGTATATCGAGCCACATCGGGCTCATCGCTTACAGTTTCGTTGTCTCATGTCCTCGGCAATTCTGTTGCTCTGTATTCCCCCCTTGGCCAACACCCAACATAAGCTCTCTTCTTGGCGTCAAGGCCAGGGGTAAAGTCCTAGGACCCCGAATATACACGCCATAGTAATCGTAACCCTTCGTGAATATTCATCCTTCAAATCGTATTGACCCATCTGTTCCTTATGTTCATGACATCACTACTGCCGCCCGCAGTGTCGTAGATGTCTCGTGCACCAATGGTCGCCTTGGCTGTGACATATTGGTAGCCTGACACCTGGAAGAATCCAGAATCTCACTTCTAGAGCCCAAGGTTTACCAATGTCTTCTGACCCTCGTCGGTGAAGAGTAGTTTTCCCGAGGACCAGCCAGACATGAAGATGACCGGATACCTCAAATGAAACCAAAGCGGATGAGATGAGGCGCCAAAATAATCGAAATAATGATCAAGGACGAAACAAAGGTAGTTGCAGCTTCCGAAAACCAACAGAGATAGAAGAGCGGTGAACCAAACGGCCTTTTGGCCATAATAGTGGTCTACTAGGAAGTAAGTGGTGATGCCCGCCATGGCACCGCCCATCCCAAGTGGGCACAGAATCAGCGTCCATATCATCTTGTACACAATGTCCCTCCAACCCGAGAAGAAGAGTACGGCCACGACCAGGAAGAGAATTTCAGCCAACATTGAGCTGGCCCAGAACAGCACAAAAGGCCGAATGTAGAGTGACCTTCTCTTTCTTGCTTGCTCTTCACTTTCACCGCCCGCAGTCACGAGGACTTGATATTTTGGCAAGGTCATTTCGTGCATTGAGGAAAGGCGATGGGTTTATGATAGTGGCATAGAATATTGTtgtagaaaaaaaaaaagttataaacaTGAACCTTTTTGCGGGCTGCATCAGAGTTGTATTTATtccgccgcgccgcgccgagGCTGACACAAATGCAAGTGGACGCGGCCCCGCCCGGCGTGGAGGGATGAGTAATCGGCGCCAGGCCCGCAACGCCACCGCGAATCTCGGCGGAGTAGCCTACCGTTACATTCGGATGTCCTGGGTGCTACGTTCGACGCGGCAGCACCGAGATATTCGAGGCCCAGGAGAAGTTGTATCGCGTCAACAAGTTCCAGTGAAAATGGAATCTATTCAAATCGATCAACTAATCCATTGAGGTCGATTACGGATCCTCACCAGCCTCGCATCCCGCGGCACGGCCACAACTCAGATCCCGGATGGAGAGTCTGGTTAGTTGGCTGCcgacatgcatacatacatacttgTTGCGCAATAGGTGCCCATTTTTAGTGGCGGGATTTGAATCCTTCAGGATGGCGAAATTGTGGAGTCGTCACAAAATGTCCCCATGGTGCCGGGTATCCGGGCCGCTTTGAAAGAATAAAAGCTTGTGCTCCTAGGAAGAAAGATTTCAAAGGAAATAGAATTGCCAAGTCCACAACTTCGAACATATTGATCCTTTCGCAACACCACAGCATAATGACTCTCACCTTTGACGTCTTTTTCAGTCGACGGCCCAGCGCAACCAGGACCGGTCCTGCTGGCCACGACCATTTAAAATGGGTGCCAACCAGCTCGACACTTATTTATGGAGCTCGCGATGCCATTCTAGTCGACGCGCAGTTGACGATCGAGGCTGGAAAAGACCTCTCGGACTGGGTAGTCGCCAAGGGGAAGAATCTAACGCACATTTACGTTACACACGGTCACGGAGACCACTTCTTCGGCAGCGCTCCGCTTCTCAAAGAATTTCCCAACGCAAAAGTGGTTGCCATACCGGAGGTAGTGGCTCGAATGAGTAACGAGGTGACCCCAGAGAGACTCCGTGGTGGTTGGGACAAGCTCTTCCCCGGTCAAATACCCACAGAGCCTCCCCGGGTTGCAGAGCCACTGCAAGAGGGCCTTCTCGAGCTTGAGGGGCAGAAGCTGATTGTGGTGAGAACCGGCCACACAGACACGGATGATTCGACAGCGCTCTGGGTGCCTTctcttggcctcgccgtGGTCGGGGACGCCGTGTACGCCAACACCCACCCGTTCCTTGGAGAATCGGGCAGTAAGGAGGCAAGGCTAGGGTGGATTGCCGCCCTAGACAAGATTGCAGCTCTGAACCCCCGATGGGTAGTGGGAGGCCACAGCGACCCAGACAAGGGCTATGACCCCACGGCCATCCAGGAAACGAAGAATTATTTGGACAACTTTGAGCGGCTTAGCCAGGACACGAGCACGGCTGAGGAGCTTTACCACCGCATGGTTGAACTGTATCCTGCGAGGCTGAACCCCGGTTCTGTGTGGGCAGGGGCTGTCCTGGTCAAGGACAAATAAGTCTACcaagtatataataagaCTATATGTAGAAGCCTAACTACGTGGCTTTACCAATAACTAAATGAAAACAAATTGCCTTTGAAAACACTTACCGTACTCTACCGTCGCCATAGCCTGAAATATGGGTCGTGACAACAAGTACCTAACGAAATACTGTATAACTCTGGTCTGGGGTTTGTTCGAATAGCAGGTGAAATACGCCATCGAGATAGGTTGTAAATCCCACTTGCTGCAGATCTCACTTGCTGCAGATCGCTAAGTTGATTGTCCCAAAGAATTCTGGCACCGCTTTAGTGGCGGCTGAATGCGCACACCACCGACTCCAGCCCAATCTACTTGAATAATCTCCCTTTGATTTCCAATCAATGTTGCATGtctgcagcggcagcggctgTTAACCCCTGTCGGCCGAGGCCCCACTTCCGAAAGCAGCCCCCGGCAGATAAGTGGACCCTCCTCGGCAGCGGGTCATCGCCTCATCATACAACGCGCTGGGCAAGAGCAAGCGGAAAGCCGGCAAGGTGGCATCAGCGTGATGCGAGCAAGTGATGACAGCTCTTTTCACTGTTGAGCAACTCGACAAATCGATTTTTAGGTGGGGCTTGACCACCAGGTAGAATGTTAGAAATGTTGCTTCATAGCATCGGGATTCGGACATGCCGGACAGCGTCATGGCGAGCACGACAACGGAGTTCACGGCACCTCAAGAAATTTCATGATAACACGTTCTATCATGACCCTAATGACCTCGGCCTGGGTGAGTACGAACCGCCTTGTACAACCCCTGCACCCTGGGATTCAAATACCGTGCTTGAAGGGCCTTGCTCGCAAAATTCCGTAGTCTTTCCTATTTGGCCACCTTGTAGTTTACGCGTCCAAAATGCCACCCTCTCGAGAGACTGTCGAATTCAAGGCGTGCGATGGCACCGTGCTGCGAGGGTGGTTCTACCCCCAAGAAAAGCCGGCCCCATGCATCATCATGACCCATGGAGTGAGTAAATCACCAATGACCCATCTGTTGGCCCCTGGAGAAGCGTGCTGACGGGAACAAGTTGGCCGGTATACGCCATTTCCGTCTCCCCCGGTTCGCGACCCGATTTCACGAGGCCGGATACACGGTTCTTCTGTATGACAACCGCAACTGGGGAGATAGCGACGGCACTCCCAGACAAGAGTCCAACCCCGCGCTGCAGCAGACCGATTATTATGACGCCTTCAACTATGCATTGACAAAGGCCTGCGTCGACCCAAAGCAGATTGTATACTGGGGCACCAGCTTTTCCGGGGGCAACGTCATATACGCCGCAGCCGTTGACAAGCGTATCAAAGCCGCTATTGTTCAGGCGCCGGCTGTGTCTGGAGAGACGAGGTCGGTGGCCTTTGCCGACCAAATCCCGTTCGTCTTTCAAGACCGAGCTCGAATTGCAGCTGGAAAACAGCCGCGTCGCGTGCCCGTCATCGCATCTAGTCGCGAGGCCGCTGAAGAAGGATCAGAAAACGTAATGTTTCCCGGGACACATGTTTACGACCAGATCGAGGAGCAATTGGCGTGTGGTGGTCAATGGGAAAACTACGTCACGTCGCAAACGCAGCTCCATATGCTAGAATTTGAGGCGCAAGCCATGATTCATCGCATATCGCCCACTCCCCTACTCATGGTTGTCCCCGGCAACGACGTTCTGGTCTCGACTTCGTCGCAGCTGGCGGCGTTTGGAAAGGCGCGGGAGCCGAAGCAGCTGGTATATTTGGAAGGCGTGGGCCATTTTGACATCTACACGGGCGATGCTTTCGATAGAAACATCGACGCACAGCTTGATTTTCTACGGCGCCATCTTACCACGTAGATGAGTGTGTACGTAGCAAAGAAGCGGTCGATTAGGTGACAGGATATATTATGCTTTTTATCGATGAAGAGGTCAAAGCACCAAGTTGTAGCAATAGTCAAATATAAGAACGTATGCGATCCTCTACACCAAGAATATGTACCGTGTATGTGTACACTGATGCCTGTGTGCTGCAAAGTCCATCAGAATAGCCTATAATTCAGAAAATCTCACAAAAGTGCAAGTCCTAGACCATGAAATTTTCGGCAAATCGGTTATAGTGGATCATGACTCCATGAGGAACGCCATTAATATGTTCAATAATCACTTGCCTCGGCACACACTTGTTGAATCATCAATTTTCCATGAACCGAGGAGAGACACCATTGACTCGACatttataatattatgcGCGTTAGAGCCTTCTTAAGGCCGGAAACACCCGACCTCTTTGTAAT is a genomic window containing:
- the af380 gene encoding Polyketide transferase af380, producing the protein MPPSRETVEFKACDGTVLRGWFYPQEKPAPCIIMTHGLAGIRHFRLPRFATRFHEAGYTVLLYDNRNWGDSDGTPRQESNPALQQTDYYDAFNYALTKACVDPKQIVYWGTSFSGGNVIYAAAVDKRIKAAIVQAPAVSGETRSVAFADQIPFVFQDRARIAAGKQPRRVPVIASSREAAEEGSENVMFPGTHVYDQIEEQLACGGQWENYVTSQTQLHMLEFEAQAMIHRISPTPLLMVVPGNDVLVSTSSQLAAFGKAREPKQLVYLEGVGHFDIYTGDAFDRNIDAQLDFLRRHLTT